The DNA region CTCATCTTTTATTAGAAGTAACTTGAAGATAAAACTTTGTATGAAAAGATGTGTATTCTTTAAATGTCAGTTCCAAATATTTATGGTTTCATGAAGTTAATTGTTAGTCAATTTATTAATCtagtttttaaaaatatttaataatatttcATAAATTTCTTAATATTTTGTGAATCAGTAAAAAAAATCATAGAAATATGGAGTGTGTCTTttttctattcttatttattCTTCAATGAAATGCATAGTCTTTTTTTTACTACTCATAAAATGCAGTCTTATTTTATTCTTTGATGAAATGCAGTCTCTTTTTTAACTCATAAACTGCTTAGTCTTATTTTATTGTGTTTAAGGAGGGATTTTAATATATTCAAACTATTGATTTTGTTAATAAAAAGTCAATAGTTTTCGCTATGAATCAAATAAGAAAAAATTAGAAAAAATTAATAAGAATAACTATGTCAATCGATTAATTAATTTAATCAGTCGATTGCTCTTAGCAAAAATGTGAGTAATTGGAAAGGAAGAAGTAATGAGAAATAATGTCAATCGATTTCTCTCAGATTCAATAGATTGATGCTAGTTAAATTTTGAAAAACGGCTGAACTGGAAACCGTTATTTTATTCGATGGTTTTTGCCATAACTTTAGTTCCGTAAATTCAAATGAGGTGCGGTTTAAAGTGTTCGAAAACTAACACATATGACTATCTCATATTATTTTATTAAGATGCTAGATGGATACTGGAATTTGTGAAAATTAATTGCTTTACTTGTTACGTAATAGTTGACGGTAATGGACATACGCTTAATTGTGTAAATGAATGAATCAATGATGAAACGTTGTTAAGATGATTTAACATGATTAAGTGTCGTGTGGATGTTTATTCGATGTGTGAATATATGATGTGAATTATAAGTATATTTATGTGAATTATTGTAAATACTTGCTGATGATTGTTGAATGATAATTGATCTACTTATATGTTGATGTTCATATGGTATAGCAATTGTAAGGGATGCATATGATGCTGATTTGTGATGTTATATGAGGTGAATACAATTGATATTATTATGAGATGtatgattatatggtgattaaTTATGTATGTTTGATATGATGATAAATAGTTTACAAGGGGTGAGGACTATTTGTATGTTTGTAGGCATTGTTATGATTGTTGGATAGTAGTTCAGAAGGGGGAGATTACTATTGTATGTAATATAGAGTATCAAatgttgagttggtaccacatgcatatagaGTCGATGTGTTGCCACATTACATACAAGTTGACATTTGTGAATTCATGATTGTTGTGTGAATACATGTCTGCATTGAATTTGAGTTAACTACTGATATGAGTTGATGTGAATGAGTAACTGATTATGTGAGTTGATTGGAGTGTTTTGTATGAGTTTATGTTATTGATGATTGTTGTGTAAATGCATTACTTATcgatgattgttgttgttgttgttgttgttgttgtttaggTTACCCTTCTCGATCTTTTGCACTGCTAACATATTTGAGTTCATTCCTCACCCTTTTTGCTTTATGTTGTGCATCTTACCGATACTCAGAAGTAGAGTTTGGTTGTTGTAAATGGAAGATAGCTTCTTGGAgttcatttaatttaatttattattattgtttgttaGTCGATTAAATGCTCTAATCTGTAACATGATGTTTTTATTATGTTTTGAGTTAACGCTGAATTATGTGGTTTAAAGTCTAATACATTATTTGagaaatttaaattttaaatttttattatcTTAATTCCGCTTTATGTTGTTGAAATGTTTTCGAAAATTTTGGATGATTGTCGTAGTGATACCTTAAATTATCgattaaatatttttatataagTTTTGTGGTTTAGGATGTTACAATACTCAGCAAAAACCTTAAGATAATAATTGTGTGATTTCTCTCAATTATAAAGTGTTCAATATCTACTTTTCTAATCAATTTGAAACTTTCATAAGCTTTGTTTCTCAACACTTTTACTTCACATTTGTTTTTCTCAACACATACAATTCACACTCTTTCATTActataataattatttaattattagTAATTCTTAATTATTAATCATATCAATTTATAGTAAAATAATAAATCCAAACAATTGAGACATAAAGATAAAAACAAAAGGCTGCTGAACTGAAACATATAATAAGAGGCAGATTGGACAAAAACTAAATAATAATACACCACTACTTTGTTTTCTCCATTAAAGATTTCCTTGACGCGTTCATCCTACATGTGTTTTAGTGTATATAACTATTTCATTCAATTACTGTAACCCATCAAAAAGCAAAATATCCTTCTATTATAAATCACAAGTAGACGCAATGGCAGAAAAAGATGGTTCAGTCGTTGCTAAGGGCCACGAAGAAGGAATCAAATTAGCAACATCAATCTTAAATGAGTTTGGACTTCCACCCGGACTTCTTCCAGTAGTTGATGTAATCAAAGTTAGCTTTGTTCGAAGCACCGGTTACATGAGGATCTTGCAAAAGAAGAAAGTCGAACACAAGTTTGAATTGATTGGAAAGTTGGTGAGTTACGATACTGAAATCAAAGGTTACTTGTTGAAGAAGAAAATCAAGAAGCTGAAAGGTGTGAAAGCTAAAGAAGTCATGCTTTGGCCTCCTGTCTATGAAATTAGAGTTGATGAAAATGAAATATCTACTAGAAAGATTCACTTCAAGGGTTTTGCTGGGATCATCAAAACCTTCCCAGTTGAAGCTTTTGCTATAGATGATTAATAGATGAAACTATGATAAGACTGAAATGCAATTTTTATAGATTTTCAAATATGCAATAAACATGCACTACTATAAAAAAGTATTTTTCGTAATGCCATTTCACCTCGGTCAAAGTATTTATCTTGGTAGAATCTATTTATTTagttattttttttaatttttaattttaaatcaTTTTTCACCACGGTTGAAATTTTCAATCGCGGTGAAAAGTGGCATCTGGTCATGAGTTCGAACCATAACATctataattttgtttttttatttatttttaagccaCTTTATTTATTGATGCATGGTCATGAGTTCGAATCGTAACACCTACcgttttgttttttttttaaatttattttttagTCACTTTATTACCACGGTTGGAACTTtcaaccgtggtgaaaagtgACTCATGGTCATGAGTTCGAATCTTAGCACCTACagttttgtttttatttatttttaagccaCTTTTTACCACGGTTAAAACTTACAACCATGGTGAAAAGTCACTCGGGACATGGGGAAATATAAACGTGTTTATTGAGTTTCTTCATTGTCCTTAAACAAATCTTTGACGTTCATTTAGTGAGTATCAACGCTCAAGACACTACCATTAGTGATCTGCATGAAATCTAAAACTTAGATGAACTTCTAACTTAGACGAACTTCATCTTCTACCTCCAAACATCATCTTCCAATTACGACATTGCATTTTTTTATTAAAAGACATACAACAACGGTTGTTTAAAGTAACTGATGTAATAAACTGAGACATGCAACAATGATTTTTTAAAGTAACCGTCGTGATAGGTTTCACGATATGGAAAGaatcatacatacaatcacatCTTACCTCACAACGGGTGATTGAACATGATTGTATCCATTTTCCAACCGTCATGAGAGGTGTTTTCCATAGTAGTGATGTCATGTTTTGTCTTTAAAGTTTCTTACGACAATGTTTTTATGGTTAAATTTTCTTATATCTCTCACCCATAAAGTATTCCACTTCATTCTATTCTAAACTCTCAAACAAAAATTTAATGATTCCTAAGAAAAATTGTTAATGCTTTCAGAAAGTTGAATCCTAAGAAGAACCACTTTTGTTTACAAATAACTGAACCTAAGATTGTCCATTTGAAAAACTATCTTATGCAATACTTTTCTCTCTACAATTGTTGTTCCATATAACTATTTAGTGGAGATCTCTATTAACTCATGAGAGGTACTTAGAAAACTATTCAAATTTGGGACAAGAGCAACCATTTGAGTTGAACATCACATTTTAATTTAAAATCTTGATTCATTGAGTTCATATATAATTTCACTTATATAGGTTCAATAGATAATTTCACTATTTCAATAGATAATTTCATTTAAGTTTGAGCGCTTGAATTTAAACATTCATGGCCTTAACTTTCTATTTGTCAATAGTGGGTTCCACATAATGATTTCCGACAAACATAAATTTAGAATGGGATACACATAAGTTGTTATATGAAATAACAGAAGAAACATGGTATAAAGGAAGAATGTTACCGGGTTTAAATGCCATGTTGCCCTAGAAATCTAGCAGGTAGTCTTGGTGTCTCTTGATTCTGGTTAATTTCCTGGTGGAAATAACTTCAAAGGTGGTAGAATTCTTATGGGAAGTCATGTCAGTGAGGTAACCTCAACGAAAGTGTGGGTTTTCTGCGGGATGTGACTGTCCTTATTATTGGAGCACAAGGTTGAAGATTAAGAAGACGatggaagagaaagagaaaaatTGTAACTAACTTTAGATGGAAATTGATTACTTCAGATTCTATTACAACTGAAACATACCCAGTTTATATGCTACCAGAGTTTCTAAGTGAAATTCAAATTTACTCTAAATACAACTGAAATGAAATATAACTAACATAATTTCTTAATTCATATTCAACTAATTAAaaacaacaacaccaatttcatctCTCAAATGGATAAATTGTTCGGTATTAATTGCTTTGGTAAACAAATCTTCCAGCTGCTTCTGAGTGCTATAGTGCACAATTTCAAAAACTCCACTTTGAACTTGATTTCCCAAAAAATGAAACTTTGTGTCAATGTGATTGCTTCTTCCATGCATCAATGGATTCTTGACAAGACTTATAGCTGATTTGTTGTCAATCATGAACTTCACAAACTTGCCCACCTTGATCTTCAGATCATGCAACAAGTTCAGAATCCAAACAACTTGACAAGCAAACAAAACACCTGCAATATAGTCAACTTCACAGATTGATAATGCAACCACAAATTGCTTCTTGAAgcaccaagaaatgggacctcccagacACTTGAAAAAATATCCAGAAGTACTTCTTCTATAATTACAAAGTAAAAcatatattaaaaatattttttaaactaaccgttgtgatatatttttcaattttttaatttttaaatgcTTAAAATCTAACgttttttatttataaaattatatTAAGTTAGTcatatatcacaacaattgtATTAAACAACCGTGCGTGAATGACTTATTCACTTAAAGAAAACACATATAGCTAGATGGCTTGTCTCTTCAGTTGCATATGTTCATTTCCAACCCTGACGAAACGAAGCCATTTTTAACCCTGACGAAACATGTCATTTTCAAACCGAACGAAACAACACCCTTTTCAACCCTAACGAAACAACATCATTTTAAATCCTAACTAAATAAGACAATTTTCAACCAACAACTTAATCCAACTTCGTCGTTCTAGGCTTACCTACCGCCGAGGAGAAAGATGACACCAACTTCGTCGTTCTAGGCTTACCTATCGTCGAGGAGGAAGACAAAGATTATGATAACTTTTTTTTGCTTATTCATCATGTTTCCGGTATGTAAACGATTTTCCCAATGCATGGTTGTATCTATAATAAACTTTATTTTCCATTGTATTTGTGTTTATGTTGATGATGCAATTATTGTTAATGACGTCATTGATGTTGATGATGCCATTGTTATTGATGATGCTTTTTTTGTTGATATGCCATTGTTGTTAATGTCATTGTTTTATGCCAATGTTGTTGATGATGCATTTGTTGTTGATGTTATGATGCAACTGTGTTGATGATGtcatgtatttgttgttgttaATGTCATTGTGTTGATGATGTCATTGTTGTTGATGATGCCATTGTTGTTGATATGCCATTGTATTGATGATGCCTTATGTTGATGATgtcattgttgttgttgattcCATTGTGTTGTTGATTCCATTGTGTTGATGATGTCATTGTTGTTGATGATTCATTTATTTTTGATACTTCCATTACGTTGATGATGTTGTTGTGTTGATTATCCCATTGTTATTTAAGTATTTGTTATGGTTAATGCCATTGTGTTGATGATGTCATTGTTGTTGATGATGCAATTGTTGTTGATTGTTTTATGTCTTGATAGATGACTTCTTCTTTATCTAGTAATGATGAAACTACTTATATAAATTAAGCTTGTACAAACAATTCTTAATCTATTGGCGGAGAATAGAAAAAAAACAAAGAGGTGCTACAATGATGACACAATTAGCAAAAGTTTACAAGTCGTGTGTCAAATATCCGGTCGAGTTTAATGACATTTATGTGATACTTGATGGTCCTCATACTTCGCTTTTAAAGAATTATGTTGCATTTCTTGGACGTAGCATATTCAACATATTGATAAATGATTGGAAAGAAGTACCAAAAAAGGTGAAAGACATCATATGGACAATCGTTAAcatattaattttaaattttatcGATTCAATATTACTTTATATAATCACTAATACATACTTATTGATGCAACTGTATAGTCGACGTTTGAGTTTTCTGATTATCCTAAGTTGACAAAAAAATGGATCTCTTATGCTGGTACGTGTTAGAGGACTTTAAGTCACGGATCACAAGAGACTACTTTAGGAAACCTAAGGCTAATCTTCCGCTTCTGTGGGTAGGATATAATTTTCTTGACAAGAAGTTTTGAAAAACGCTTGTTAAGTTTCATAGTCTTGAGGAGTTCCTGGTCAGTACTAATTGTATTTTATGATAATTTTATGTTTATGATTTATAGATACAACCATGTAAGTTAAtattcactacgccaaataagggaaaagagggcgctttttttggcctataacagcgctttaaagcgccctctaatctggcgctggcataggtaaagacagcgctttgttttcctggagaaagcgctgtctaaagtggccacattatagtgcgctttcagaaaaaagcgccttctggagtggtccataaagggacaccttagagggcgctttctggaaaaagcgccctctaaagttgtcaatgtaaagtgtttagagggcgctttcaggaaaaagcgccctctaaagttgtcaatgtaaagtgtttagagggcgctttcaggaaaaagcgccctctaaagttgtcaatgtaaagtgtttagagggcgctttcaggaaaaagcgccctctaaagttgtcaatgtaaagtgtttagagggcgctttctggacaaagcgccctctaaagtgttagttattttaaaaaaatttgtttgaaaaacagtggatatttaattggtaacctgttcgcatgctgcaaaagtgtaaaattcatattgatttcatcctttaatccaatgttatacaccattaatccattgatatatacaacatgaatccatttatatacaacattaatcctccatatatacaacattaatatatgattctttgatcaacaatatacaacaacatattctctaagtactacaattaagagaataaaacatagcaaccaacacccagtgaccactgtatccaaaagctgtctagtagttctaaccaatactaaataaaaacgcccatccacccatggtggcaaacatgttctgtatatccaaaagctgtctagtagttctatcgcacatccatacaaaataaggctcaaccaaaacaacagatggcagcataagtagtcccctgcaaaaagaacacgtccaaatgcaaataacacagaactgtcaaaaggcgattgagcaacaaatagtaaacaatggcataaagttaaatgacatagctaatattacctgaattcctgcatggctgttaaggtaaaaatcaaattccctagggtgacaaatgctggtgtctaccacggttcctttgacaatttagaacaacaaaatcagcaaaaagtgataaattcaaatgataatatataccagctgcgttgagaaatatattgaaaaaacctggcataatatttccacttctatcggtctctttggggttgacaggaaagagacgggtgtgatgtctcttttggaccactacaaaagtaactttagtggtgtattttatgaacgacaaagtaacaagaaatcaactttgagaagtcataaattctgcctacaatacagggctgcaaagttgatgcaacaaaaaacatataacaatatatggtaagtacctgtatctccgaccatattttttctttgccaaccttcaagtccggacttctccaattatcacatgtaatcggaatatgttgttgaacaaggaaaccaatgtaacttgccaacattgaacccttatcttttgaagatagaattgatatatgtttagatggacatgttccattgtcgtagagggatactttcaaatatccagcatcatcatctacgcgaatgaggcttgacgacaatagagcatctccatctaaacaaatatccagcatcatcattttacttgtaaaaaagaaaacaattaaaatcagatgacaaatgtaaaa from Lathyrus oleraceus cultivar Zhongwan6 chromosome 1, CAAS_Psat_ZW6_1.0, whole genome shotgun sequence includes:
- the LOC127115165 gene encoding uncharacterized protein LOC127115165 produces the protein MAEKDGSVVAKGHEEGIKLATSILNEFGLPPGLLPVVDVIKVSFVRSTGYMRILQKKKVEHKFELIGKLVSYDTEIKGYLLKKKIKKLKGVKAKEVMLWPPVYEIRVDENEISTRKIHFKGFAGIIKTFPVEAFAIDD